Below is a window of Halomonas sp. Bachu 37 DNA.
GCGGAAAATACGCCGATCGCCCCCTGGTCGTGCCAGAAACAGCGCTCGTGCCAGAAAAAACCGGTCCGTTTCATGAGGCCGCCGCACCCTGCTGGAAGCCCCGCATGAAGGCCGCCAGGTTGGCGCCGAGGTGCTCGGTGGGGTAGCCCCCCTCCTGAACCAGGACCGTGGGCAGTTGCAGTTGCGCCAGGCGCCGCCCCACCGGCAGGAACTCCTCGGTTTCCAGCGTCAAGCCGGCCAAAGGGTCATCCTTGTGGGCGTCCAGCCCCACCGCCACCACTACCGCCTCGGGGCGAAACGCCTCGAGGCGCTCCAGCAACTGTTCCAGCGCGGCTAGAAATGCCGCGCCGCCGCTACCCACCGGCAGTGGTAAGTTGACGTTAGCGCTCACTCCTTCGCCGCTGCCCGTCTCGTCGGCGCCGCCCCAGAAGAAGGGATAGAAGTCGGACGGGTCGGCATGCAGCGAGCCGGTCCAGACATCGCCGCGGGTATAGAAGATATCCTGGGTACCGTTGCCGTGATGCAGGTCCACGTCGATGATCGCCACGCGCTCGAAGCGCTCGCGCAGCACCGTGGCGGCCAGAGCCGAGTTATTCAGAAAG
It encodes the following:
- a CDS encoding histone deacetylase family protein — protein: MKLFYHPDQERHAPPTFLLHGQPAPSPEGPQRAQLLSQGLAQVGLSLTAPTETDTPQLRSRLARIHTPRYLTFLETIHQRWQAMPGAAEMVAPNIHPCGGGYHYPRHPVGQAGWHLHDMACPISATSFSGIVASAATAQAAADAVVGGEEQAYALCRPPGHHAGPDRAGGFCFLNNSALAATVLRERFERVAIIDVDLHHGNGTQDIFYTRGDVWTGSLHADPSDFYPFFWGGADETGSGEGVSANVNLPLPVGSGGAAFLAALEQLLERLEAFRPEAVVVAVGLDAHKDDPLAGLTLETEEFLPVGRRLAQLQLPTVLVQEGGYPTEHLGANLAAFMRGFQQGAAAS